The Xanthomonas sp. CFBP 8443 genome has a window encoding:
- a CDS encoding ABC transporter substrate-binding protein — protein sequence MQKSAVRAAVLGMAVLLGAALSACSGGGKDAAGKPGQITVGFSQVGAESEWRTANTASVKQAIEQAGMKLKFSDAQQKQENQIKALRSFIAQRVDVIAFSPVVESGWETVLREAKAANIPVVLTDRAVKVSDDTLYTTLIGSDFVEEGRKAGRWLLEQSPLKDGDKPVRIVELQGTVGSAPAIDRMKGFKEIIAANPRFQVVRSQSGDFTRAKGKEVMEAFLKSEGRNIDVLYAHNDDMAIGAIQAIEEAGLKPGKDILVISIDGVKGAFEAMQAGKLNVTVECNPLLGPQLVHAIRDVKAGKPLPKRIVVEESVYTQEQAAAELPNRKY from the coding sequence ATGCAGAAGTCGGCAGTGCGTGCGGCGGTACTGGGGATGGCGGTGCTGCTGGGCGCGGCGTTGAGCGCGTGTTCCGGCGGCGGCAAGGACGCGGCCGGCAAGCCGGGCCAGATCACGGTGGGTTTCAGCCAGGTCGGCGCCGAGAGCGAGTGGCGCACCGCCAACACCGCCTCGGTCAAGCAGGCGATCGAGCAGGCGGGGATGAAACTGAAGTTCTCCGATGCGCAGCAGAAGCAGGAGAACCAGATCAAGGCGCTGCGCTCGTTCATCGCCCAGCGCGTGGACGTGATCGCGTTCTCGCCGGTGGTCGAATCCGGCTGGGAAACCGTACTGCGCGAGGCCAAGGCGGCGAACATCCCGGTGGTGCTGACCGACCGCGCGGTCAAGGTCTCCGACGACACGCTGTACACCACGCTGATCGGCTCGGATTTCGTCGAAGAAGGGCGCAAGGCCGGGCGTTGGCTGCTCGAGCAGTCGCCGCTGAAGGACGGCGACAAGCCGGTGCGCATCGTCGAGCTGCAGGGCACCGTGGGCTCGGCGCCGGCGATCGACCGCATGAAGGGCTTCAAGGAGATCATCGCCGCCAACCCGCGCTTCCAGGTGGTGCGCTCGCAGAGCGGCGACTTCACCCGCGCCAAGGGCAAGGAAGTGATGGAGGCGTTCCTGAAGTCGGAAGGGCGCAACATCGACGTGCTCTACGCGCACAACGACGACATGGCGATCGGCGCGATCCAGGCGATCGAGGAAGCCGGGCTGAAGCCGGGCAAGGACATCCTGGTGATCTCGATCGACGGGGTGAAGGGTGCGTTCGAGGCGATGCAGGCCGGCAAGCTCAACGTCACCGTCGAATGCAATCCGCTGCTCGGCCCGCAGCTGGTGCATGCGATCCGCGACGTCAAGGCCGGTAAGCCGTTGCCCAAGCGCATCGTGGTCGAGGAATCGGTGTACACCCAGGAGCAGGCCGCCGCCGAGCTGCCCAATCGCAAGTACTGA
- a CDS encoding sugar ABC transporter ATP-binding protein codes for MNPVVLHAQGLSKAYAGVAALDDVALCLRRGEIHALMGQNGAGKSTLIKLLTGVVAADAGRMALGGDAIAPSSPLQAQQLGISTVYQEVNLCPNLSVAENIFAGRYPLKGWPRRIDWRRVEREAHAGLQRLGVDIDVRRALSSYPVAVQQMVAIARALSVSARVLILDEPTSSLDEGEVAELFRVMRALREQGMAILFVTHFLDQVYAVSDRISVLRNGRLVGEYLAAELPAPRLIAAMVGREVDVAAAAAAAVHVAAPEHAPVLLQAQGLGRRGQLHPVDLQLRRGQVLGLAGLLGAGRTELARLLFGLDRADCGRVSIDGREIALRGPPDAIRHGLALCPEERKTDGIVAELSVRENIVLALQARMGLRRFLPLAEQLRIAQGYVDVLGIKTASLETPVGLLSGGNQQKVVLARWLATRPRLLILDEPTRGIDIAAKQDIMTRILALAREGMAVLFISAEVAEIERIADRIAVLRERRLVGELPGGCGERAVFELIAGSAAA; via the coding sequence ATGAACCCGGTCGTGCTGCACGCGCAGGGCCTGAGCAAGGCCTACGCCGGCGTCGCTGCGCTGGACGACGTGGCGCTGTGCCTGCGCCGTGGCGAGATCCATGCGCTGATGGGCCAGAACGGCGCCGGCAAGTCGACCCTGATCAAGCTGCTGACCGGCGTGGTCGCGGCCGATGCCGGGCGCATGGCGCTGGGCGGCGACGCGATCGCGCCGAGCTCGCCGTTGCAGGCGCAGCAGCTGGGCATCAGCACGGTGTACCAGGAAGTGAACCTGTGCCCGAACCTGTCGGTGGCCGAGAACATCTTCGCCGGCCGCTATCCGTTGAAGGGTTGGCCGCGGCGCATCGACTGGCGCCGCGTCGAGCGCGAGGCGCACGCGGGCCTGCAGCGCCTGGGCGTGGACATCGACGTGCGCCGCGCGCTGTCCAGCTATCCGGTAGCGGTGCAGCAGATGGTGGCGATCGCGCGCGCGCTGAGCGTGTCGGCGCGGGTGCTGATCCTCGATGAGCCGACCTCCAGCCTCGACGAAGGCGAGGTCGCCGAACTGTTCCGGGTCATGCGCGCGCTGCGCGAGCAGGGCATGGCGATCCTGTTCGTGACCCATTTCCTCGACCAGGTGTACGCGGTGTCCGACCGCATCAGCGTGCTGCGCAACGGGCGCCTGGTCGGCGAGTACCTGGCGGCGGAGCTGCCGGCGCCGCGGCTGATCGCGGCGATGGTCGGGCGCGAAGTGGACGTGGCCGCGGCCGCCGCCGCCGCGGTGCACGTCGCGGCGCCGGAACACGCGCCGGTGTTGCTGCAGGCGCAGGGCCTGGGCCGCCGCGGCCAGTTGCATCCGGTCGACCTGCAGTTGCGCCGCGGCCAGGTGCTGGGCCTGGCCGGCCTGCTCGGCGCCGGCCGCACCGAACTGGCGCGGCTGCTGTTCGGCCTGGACCGCGCCGATTGCGGCCGCGTGTCCATCGACGGCCGCGAGATCGCACTGCGCGGCCCGCCCGACGCGATCCGCCACGGCCTGGCGCTGTGCCCGGAAGAGCGCAAGACCGACGGCATCGTCGCCGAGCTGTCGGTGCGCGAGAACATCGTGCTGGCGCTGCAGGCGCGCATGGGATTGCGCCGGTTCCTGCCGCTGGCCGAGCAGTTGCGCATCGCGCAGGGCTACGTGGACGTGCTGGGCATCAAGACTGCGAGCCTGGAAACCCCGGTCGGCCTGCTGTCCGGCGGCAACCAGCAGAAAGTGGTGCTGGCGCGCTGGCTGGCGACGCGGCCGCGGCTGCTGATCCTCGACGAACCCACCCGCGGCATCGACATCGCCGCCAAGCAGGACATCATGACCCGCATTCTGGCGCTGGCCCGCGAGGGTATGGCGGTGTTGTTCATTTCCGCCGAGGTCGCCGAGATCGAGCGCATCGCCGACCGCATCGCGGTGCTGCGCGAACGCCGCCTGGTCGGCGAACTGCCGGGTGGATGCGGCGAGCGCGCGGTGTTCGAACTGATCGCCGGGAGTGCGGCGGCATGA
- a CDS encoding ABC transporter permease, translated as MSAAATPSSTAPRLPARIVAHPLFWPLATLALLLLGNGLWNPGFLALQWRDGHLYGNLIDIGNRAAPLALVAMGMTLVIAVRGLDISVGAVVAIAATVAAWMIGGGEHSRFPLWMVIVAPLLVAAACGLWNGLLVVKVGMQPIIATLILMVAGRGVAQLIGDGQILTIYYPPYFYLGNGFLFGLPFALFVVAAVFVVLQLLLGRTALGLFVRAIGHNPRAARVAGVKARLIAVLLYVFCAFSAGLAGLLISSNVKSADANNAGQLMELDAILAVTLGGTLLDGGRFSLAGSLIGALIIQTLTATIYAIGVPAQVNMLIKALLVFAVMLLQSPQFRASVRGWVRRPDPGAGR; from the coding sequence ATGAGCGCGGCGGCCACGCCGTCTTCGACCGCGCCGCGGCTGCCGGCGCGCATCGTCGCCCACCCGCTGTTCTGGCCGCTGGCGACGCTGGCGCTGCTGCTGCTCGGCAACGGCCTGTGGAATCCCGGCTTCCTGGCGCTGCAATGGCGCGACGGGCATCTGTACGGCAACCTGATCGACATCGGCAACCGCGCCGCGCCGCTGGCGCTGGTCGCAATGGGCATGACCCTGGTGATCGCGGTGCGCGGCCTGGACATCTCGGTCGGCGCGGTGGTGGCGATCGCCGCGACCGTGGCGGCGTGGATGATCGGCGGCGGCGAGCACAGCCGCTTCCCACTGTGGATGGTGATCGTGGCGCCGCTGCTGGTCGCCGCCGCGTGCGGGTTGTGGAATGGGCTGCTGGTGGTCAAGGTCGGCATGCAGCCGATCATCGCCACGCTGATCCTGATGGTGGCCGGGCGCGGCGTCGCGCAGCTGATCGGCGACGGCCAGATCCTGACCATCTACTACCCGCCGTATTTCTATCTGGGCAACGGCTTCCTGTTCGGCCTGCCGTTCGCGCTGTTCGTGGTCGCGGCGGTGTTCGTGGTATTGCAGCTGCTGCTCGGGCGCACCGCGCTGGGCCTGTTCGTGCGCGCGATCGGGCACAACCCGCGCGCGGCGCGCGTGGCCGGGGTCAAGGCGCGGCTGATCGCGGTGCTGCTGTACGTGTTCTGCGCGTTCAGCGCCGGCCTGGCCGGGCTGCTGATCAGCTCCAACGTCAAGAGCGCCGACGCCAACAACGCCGGCCAGCTGATGGAACTGGACGCGATCCTGGCGGTCACCCTCGGCGGCACGCTGCTCGATGGCGGCCGCTTCAGCCTGGCCGGCAGCCTGATCGGCGCGCTGATCATCCAGACCCTGACCGCGACCATCTACGCGATCGGCGTGCCGGCGCAGGTCAACATGCTGATCAAGGCGCTGCTGGTGTTCGCGGTGATGCTGCTGCAATCGCCGCAGTTCCGCGCCAGCGTGCGCGGCTGGGTGCGGCGCCCGGATCCGGGAGCGGGACGATGA
- the yjfF gene encoding galactofuranose ABC transporter, permease protein YjfF, translating to MSAAGVPIQNARGLRRAGTLLHGARLPLAITVALFVAMAGAGGVLYDGFLSPQVFANLLIDNAFLCIAAVGMTFVILSGGIDLSVGAVIAFTTVLSASLVQRHGWSPLAAIPLVLLLGALFGAFMGVLIQRYRLQPFVVTLAGMFLARGASYLISVDSIPIDDALYVAIAQVRVPIGAGASLSIGALVALAMVALGMWLAHSTRFGRCVYALGGSEASARLMGLPVAATQVKVYAFSGFCSALAGVVCTFYMLSGYSLHALGLELDAIAAVVIGGTLLAGGSGYVIGTLFGVLILGVIQTLIVFDGTLSSWWTRIVIGALLLVFCLLQRLLTRRLPESGADA from the coding sequence ATGAGCGCGGCCGGCGTGCCGATCCAGAACGCGCGCGGCCTGCGCCGCGCCGGCACGCTGCTGCACGGCGCGCGCCTGCCGCTGGCGATCACCGTGGCCCTGTTCGTGGCCATGGCCGGCGCCGGCGGCGTGCTCTACGACGGCTTCCTGTCGCCGCAGGTGTTCGCCAATCTGCTGATCGACAACGCCTTCCTGTGCATCGCCGCTGTCGGCATGACGTTCGTGATCCTCAGCGGCGGCATCGACCTGTCGGTGGGCGCGGTGATCGCCTTCACCACGGTGCTGTCGGCCTCGCTGGTGCAGCGCCACGGCTGGTCGCCGCTGGCGGCGATCCCGCTGGTGCTGCTGCTCGGTGCGCTGTTCGGTGCGTTCATGGGCGTGCTGATCCAGCGCTACCGGCTGCAGCCGTTCGTGGTGACCCTGGCCGGCATGTTCCTGGCGCGCGGCGCCAGCTACCTGATCAGCGTCGATTCGATTCCGATCGACGATGCGCTGTACGTGGCCATCGCCCAGGTGCGGGTGCCGATCGGCGCCGGCGCCTCGCTGTCGATCGGCGCGCTGGTCGCGCTGGCCATGGTGGCGCTGGGCATGTGGCTGGCGCATAGCACACGCTTCGGCCGCTGCGTGTATGCGCTGGGCGGCAGCGAAGCCTCGGCGCGGCTGATGGGCCTGCCGGTGGCCGCCACCCAGGTCAAGGTCTACGCCTTCAGCGGGTTCTGCTCGGCGCTGGCCGGGGTGGTGTGCACGTTCTACATGCTGTCCGGCTACAGCCTGCATGCGCTGGGTCTGGAACTGGACGCGATCGCCGCGGTGGTGATCGGCGGCACGCTGCTGGCCGGCGGCAGCGGCTACGTGATCGGCACGCTGTTCGGCGTGCTGATCCTGGGCGTGATCCAGACCCTGATCGTGTTCGACGGCACGCTCAGCTCGTGGTGGACACGCATCGTGATCGGCGCGCTGCTGTTGGTGTTCTGCCTGCTGCAGCGCCTGTTGACCCGGCGCCTGCCGGAATCGGGAGCGGACGCATGA
- a CDS encoding glycoside hydrolase family 127 protein — translation MTEHEDPGLACTRRDFLQYGGASLAALGVLAQGEALAAPPAEVAAAAKRQPAVQLREQPFALGQVQLLDGPFLQARERDRRYLMSIPNDRLLHNFRLAAGLDSQAEPLGGWESPHCEIRGHFAGGHYLSACALLYAATGDAALKDKADALVADLARCQRADGYIGAYPSSFYDRLGRREEVWVPIYTAHKILAGHLDMARHAGNAQALRTAQRFADWLGAWMDGFDDAQWQRILGVEFGGVHESLLELYLLSGDDNYRRWAARYEQASLLEPLAQGRDVLAGLHANTQIPKIVAAARAYEIGGEPRQRQVAEFFWRTVSGHHAYCTGGTSDFELFGKPDHFAGRLSGHSHECCCSYNMLKLTRHLYTWQPDAALMDYYERVLFNARLGTQDEAGMMMYFVPMDAGYWKLYNTPFASFWCCTGTGVEEFAKSNDSIYFRDDAGLTVNLFIASQLDWPERGMRVVQRTRFPQQEGTALEFQCKRAQQMTLRLRIPYWATQGVRLRINGKAQAVEATPGSYLALERRFADGDRIELDLPMALHAAPLPDEPSLQAMMYGPLVLAAQLGSDGIDPAQLHVSDQRPSLNRIVGRQLPAVYFAPEQLWARKREGQEQVFEADGIQGPITLVPFYRIAHERYAVYCRARPVWEKNPQF, via the coding sequence ATGACGGAACATGAAGATCCAGGCCTGGCCTGCACACGCCGCGACTTCCTCCAGTACGGCGGCGCCTCGCTGGCCGCGCTGGGTGTGCTGGCGCAGGGCGAGGCGCTGGCCGCACCGCCTGCGGAGGTAGCAGCGGCCGCGAAACGGCAGCCGGCCGTGCAACTGCGCGAGCAGCCGTTCGCGCTGGGCCAGGTGCAACTGCTCGACGGCCCGTTCCTGCAGGCACGCGAGCGCGACCGCCGCTACCTGATGTCCATTCCCAACGACCGCCTGTTGCACAATTTCCGGCTCGCCGCAGGCCTGGACTCGCAGGCCGAGCCGCTGGGCGGCTGGGAGTCGCCGCATTGCGAGATCCGCGGGCATTTCGCCGGCGGCCACTATCTGTCGGCCTGCGCGCTGCTGTACGCAGCTACCGGCGACGCCGCGCTGAAGGACAAGGCCGATGCGCTGGTCGCCGACCTGGCGCGCTGCCAGCGCGCAGACGGCTACATCGGCGCGTACCCGTCCTCGTTCTACGACCGGCTCGGCCGCCGCGAGGAGGTGTGGGTGCCGATCTACACCGCGCACAAGATCCTGGCCGGGCACCTGGACATGGCCCGCCATGCCGGCAACGCGCAGGCGCTGCGCACCGCGCAGCGCTTCGCCGACTGGCTGGGCGCGTGGATGGACGGCTTCGACGACGCGCAGTGGCAGCGCATCCTCGGCGTGGAGTTCGGCGGCGTGCACGAGTCGCTGCTGGAGCTGTACCTGCTCAGCGGCGACGACAACTACCGGCGCTGGGCCGCGCGCTACGAACAGGCCTCGCTGCTCGAGCCGCTGGCGCAGGGCCGCGATGTGCTGGCCGGGCTGCATGCCAATACCCAGATCCCCAAGATCGTCGCCGCCGCGCGCGCCTACGAGATCGGCGGCGAGCCGCGCCAGCGCCAGGTCGCCGAATTCTTCTGGCGCACGGTCAGCGGCCACCATGCCTACTGCACCGGCGGCACCAGCGACTTCGAACTGTTCGGCAAGCCGGACCACTTCGCAGGGCGCCTGAGCGGGCACAGCCACGAGTGCTGCTGCAGCTACAACATGCTCAAGCTGACCCGGCACCTGTACACCTGGCAGCCGGACGCGGCGCTGATGGACTACTACGAGCGCGTGCTGTTCAACGCGCGGCTGGGCACCCAGGACGAAGCCGGCATGATGATGTACTTCGTGCCGATGGATGCCGGCTACTGGAAGCTCTACAACACCCCGTTCGCCTCGTTCTGGTGCTGCACCGGCACCGGTGTGGAGGAGTTCGCCAAGAGCAACGACAGCATCTACTTCCGCGACGATGCCGGGCTCACCGTCAACCTGTTCATCGCCTCGCAGCTGGACTGGCCCGAGCGCGGCATGCGCGTGGTCCAGCGCACGCGATTCCCGCAACAGGAAGGCACCGCGCTGGAGTTCCAGTGCAAGCGCGCGCAGCAGATGACGCTGCGCCTGCGCATCCCGTACTGGGCCACGCAAGGCGTGCGCCTGCGCATCAACGGCAAGGCGCAGGCGGTCGAGGCGACACCTGGCAGCTATCTGGCGCTGGAGCGCCGTTTCGCCGACGGCGACCGCATCGAACTGGACCTGCCGATGGCGCTGCACGCCGCGCCGCTGCCCGACGAACCCAGCCTGCAGGCGATGATGTACGGCCCGCTGGTGCTGGCCGCGCAGTTGGGCAGCGACGGCATCGATCCGGCGCAGCTGCACGTGTCCGACCAGCGGCCGTCGTTGAACCGGATCGTCGGCCGCCAGTTGCCGGCGGTGTATTTCGCGCCGGAGCAGCTGTGGGCGCGCAAGCGCGAGGGCCAGGAACAGGTGTTCGAGGCCGATGGCATCCAGGGCCCGATCACCCTGGTGCCGTTCTACCGCATCGCCCACGAGCGCTACGCGGTCTATTGCCGAGCGAGGCCGGTATGGGAAAAGAACCCGCAGTTCTGA
- a CDS encoding glycoside hydrolase family 97 protein, which yields MGKEPAVLSRWRLSSAAIAAACLLLLCALPALAAERMVGEVLSPDATLRAQVSVDAAGTAHYRVLREGREVLLPSRLGLVRDDADFSRGLRLLDVSPVATVHDRYELLTGKRRINEYRANRRVFSWRGASGERLQIEFQVSDDGVAFRYEFPQRDAKIRQLREDATTFRFAAQTRAWLQPMSPAKTGFGNTNPSYEEYYLQDVAVGTPSPLAAGWVYPALFRQGEDWALLSEGSLGRGHAGSRLRDVARESGAYAIGMPDPREVLPGGAANPRFALPWRSPWRIVAVGSLKTIAESTLGTDLADPPAAPPIAPPQPGKASWSWPLLGDGATTFEVQKRYIDFAARMGWRYTLIDALWDTQIGEDKLRELIAYARGKQVAILLWYNSAGSWNEAPQTPRDRMLTHASRVREFARLKAMGVAGVKIDFFGGDGQSMIGYYLDIMEDAAPYGLMLNFHGATLPRGWQRTWPDLMTMEAVRGLEFATFEQSNADQVPAHAAMLPFARNVFDPMDFTPLALVKLNDKVQRRTTPGFELAETVLFVSGIQHYAETPETLQKAAPEVRALLRELPSVWDDSRYVDGYPGRFAVFARRGGARWYVAGINADAQPRTLRLNLAELGVAGRGARLIVDGDGPLGLASRRIEVTPAQTVELQLPARGGFVLQFD from the coding sequence ATGGGAAAAGAACCCGCAGTTCTGAGCCGCTGGCGCCTGTCGTCGGCCGCGATCGCGGCAGCGTGCTTGCTGCTGCTGTGCGCGCTGCCGGCGTTGGCCGCCGAGCGCATGGTCGGCGAAGTGCTCAGCCCGGACGCCACGCTGCGCGCGCAAGTGAGCGTGGACGCGGCCGGCACCGCCCACTACCGCGTGCTGCGCGAAGGCCGCGAGGTACTGCTGCCCTCGCGCCTGGGCCTGGTCCGCGACGATGCCGATTTCTCGAGGGGCCTGCGTCTGCTCGATGTCTCGCCGGTCGCGACGGTGCACGATCGCTACGAACTGCTGACCGGCAAGCGGCGCATCAACGAGTACCGCGCCAACCGCCGCGTGTTCTCCTGGCGCGGCGCCAGCGGCGAACGCCTGCAGATCGAATTCCAGGTCTCCGACGACGGCGTCGCGTTCCGTTACGAATTCCCGCAGCGCGACGCGAAGATCCGCCAGCTGCGCGAGGACGCCACCACGTTCCGTTTCGCGGCCCAGACACGCGCCTGGCTGCAGCCGATGTCGCCGGCCAAGACCGGATTCGGCAACACCAATCCCTCGTACGAGGAGTACTACCTGCAGGACGTGGCGGTCGGCACGCCTTCGCCGCTCGCCGCCGGTTGGGTGTATCCGGCGCTGTTCCGCCAAGGCGAGGACTGGGCCTTGCTCAGCGAAGGCTCGCTCGGCCGCGGCCATGCCGGCAGCCGCCTGCGCGACGTGGCGCGGGAGTCCGGCGCGTACGCGATCGGCATGCCCGATCCGCGCGAGGTGCTGCCCGGCGGCGCCGCCAATCCGCGCTTCGCGCTGCCGTGGCGCTCGCCGTGGCGCATCGTCGCGGTCGGCAGCCTGAAGACCATCGCCGAGTCCACGCTCGGCACCGACCTGGCCGATCCGCCCGCGGCGCCGCCCATCGCGCCGCCGCAACCGGGCAAGGCGTCGTGGAGCTGGCCGCTGCTCGGCGACGGCGCCACCACCTTCGAGGTGCAGAAGCGCTACATCGACTTCGCCGCGCGCATGGGCTGGCGCTACACCCTGATCGACGCCCTGTGGGACACGCAGATCGGCGAGGACAAGCTGCGCGAACTGATCGCCTACGCGCGCGGCAAGCAGGTCGCGATCCTGCTCTGGTACAACTCGGCCGGCAGCTGGAACGAAGCGCCGCAGACCCCGCGCGACCGCATGCTGACCCACGCCAGCCGTGTGCGCGAGTTCGCGCGGCTCAAGGCGATGGGCGTGGCCGGGGTGAAAATCGATTTCTTCGGCGGCGACGGGCAGTCGATGATCGGCTATTACCTGGACATCATGGAAGACGCCGCGCCGTACGGACTGATGCTCAACTTCCACGGCGCCACCTTGCCGCGCGGCTGGCAGCGCACCTGGCCGGACCTGATGACGATGGAGGCGGTGCGCGGCCTGGAATTCGCCACCTTCGAGCAATCCAATGCCGACCAGGTGCCGGCGCATGCGGCGATGCTGCCGTTCGCGCGCAACGTGTTCGACCCGATGGACTTCACCCCGCTGGCCCTGGTCAAGCTCAACGACAAGGTGCAGCGCCGCACCACGCCGGGATTCGAGCTGGCCGAGACGGTGCTGTTCGTGTCCGGCATCCAGCATTACGCCGAGACGCCTGAGACTCTGCAAAAGGCCGCGCCGGAGGTGCGCGCGCTGCTGCGCGAACTGCCGTCGGTGTGGGACGACAGCCGCTATGTGGACGGCTACCCCGGGCGCTTCGCGGTGTTCGCGCGGCGCGGTGGCGCGCGCTGGTACGTGGCCGGCATCAATGCCGATGCGCAACCGCGCACGTTGCGGCTGAACCTGGCCGAGCTCGGCGTGGCCGGACGCGGCGCGCGCCTGATCGTCGATGGCGACGGCCCGCTGGGCCTGGCCAGCCGCCGCATCGAGGTGACGCCGGCGCAGACCGTCGAACTGCAGTTGCCCGCGCGCGGCGGCTTCGTGCTGCAGTTCGACTGA